The Haloarcula halophila nucleotide sequence ATCTGGATCGGCACCAGCAGGAGCAGCGTCGCCAGCGAGCAGACGCTGGCCATCTTCGTCAGTTCCATCGAGTCGACGACGTCGAGGCCCAGAATCGCCACCAGCACCGCCGACTGGTACGGGAAGAAGTAGGCGTTCAGCGCGACGGCCTCGATCATCGCCACGGGGACGAGGGGAACTCCGGCGCTACTCGCGAACGAGACCAACACCGGGGTGAGCACGCTTGCGACAGCCAGCCCTTCCATCACGAGTGTCAGCGCCAGCGCCGCTACGACGACGACCGCGAGCACCAGCGGCAGGGACGGGTCCGCCGGGAGCGTCGACAACAGTCGGTTCGCCGCGAGGTCGGTAAAGGCCGTCTGTCGGAGCCCCTCGGCGATGGCGAAGATCGCGCCGAGGAAAAAGAGGATCGAGAAGTCGGCGTCGCCGACGGCGTCGGCGCCGACGACGCCGATCCGTGGCGCGAACGCGAGCAGCGTCACCACGACCGCGCCGAACAGCGGATGCAGACCGTGGAGGAAGTCCGTCGCCCAGATTGCCACCCCGAGCAGGAGAAAGCCCAGCATCCGCCGTTCCCGTGGCGTCGTCGAGACGCTCCCGCCGCGGTCCGGCGCGCTCACGCCGTCACGGTCCCGCGGGCGGTACAGGAGGTACGTGATACCGACGATGAGTGCGACCCGACCGATCCCCATCACCGGCCCGAGCCACAGCGTCCACTCGGTCCAGGTGATCGCCGGGCCGCCGCCCGACTCGACGAGGCCGGTGACGATGATGTTCGCCAGCGAGCCCGTGAGGATCCCCGACGCGCCGTAGAACGTCGCGAACAGCGGACCGAGGAAGATGCCGATCTTCGCTCGCCGCTCCTCGAACCGCTCCCCCAGCGACTGGAGGATCGGTGCGAGGATGAGCACCCGGACGAGCGACGACGGGATCAACACCGCGAGCGCGAGGCTCCCGAACGAGAGAACGACTAACAGGTACCGGTAGGCCGCGACGGCGTCGGTCGCGACACCCGCGGGCAT carries:
- a CDS encoding SLC13 family permease, which produces MSDRTVSPTAVLRGVDPAWLSVPAGLFAAGAVLRFAPLAPDAARMLGITLFCIALWVGAPVKPWFTALIGIGLIGITFSTELALTGFQSPATWLVVVGILIGEAARQSGLADLVERLALSRMPAGVATDAVAAYRYLLVVLSFGSLALAVLIPSSLVRVLILAPILQSLGERFEERRAKIGIFLGPLFATFYGASGILTGSLANIIVTGLVESGGGPAITWTEWTLWLGPVMGIGRVALIVGITYLLYRPRDRDGVSAPDRGGSVSTTPRERRMLGFLLLGVAIWATDFLHGLHPLFGAVVVTLLAFAPRIGVVGADAVGDADFSILFFLGAIFAIAEGLRQTAFTDLAANRLLSTLPADPSLPLVLAVVVVAALALTLVMEGLAVASVLTPVLVSFASSAGVPLVPVAMIEAVALNAYFFPYQSAVLVAILGLDVVDSMELTKMASVCSLATLLLLVPIQIGLFALFF